From a region of the Mytilus galloprovincialis chromosome 3, xbMytGall1.hap1.1, whole genome shotgun sequence genome:
- the LOC143067013 gene encoding UNC5C-like protein: MSPEIVSAIVIAVLAILLCIGIISFLIFLCFKFVHHHKRLNDLEEQLDKLKTQLQVSAVSKQDEYTILDESKLRHKEPIHDSAIELRGASCNSSDNAQPTSGHPSLSSFIGPRYTIKIRKETAKYVRKEITNVYGNVLPDSQVVAIAQRYYKEKTNSSDLVGIDDMDITNQKEEKEIINTRQSVIFEGRPTSMMMDLDELPDSNRLNEQGVFVHKMIGKSGGDLQLLGIKLEIPDGALKNNTQITLGITWDISAYPELTKSQALLSPVVVCQPSIDFEKPVRLSFPHCAVNHELHWKLTVLCNKSNLHGNDSAWNEIEQNGVHKMEITEHHVVLFLKHFTLYTLAGESVEGKTAAKAVKLLAFTSRFQMDQMFTVRIYCINNYIDESSPEMMNITKATKDMKEADAPQPLFIHDNGEDVVVELSKLSNGWENDGLISKTIDFESIWHCLAPNCKYLFHPTEMSSTKIVCDFTYYQPSDKELQPKKRTLKIADEYKDLSSLALKRNLTKDRKQMKSLILKLDPKSDKDYTMLAEKIGYQAEEIRWLEEQKGLKSPTEIILQKWIDDGHQLIDLEHYFSDMEREDCVSVLCVNGAQHKQ; encoded by the exons ATG tCACCCGAAATCGTGTCTGCTATTGTGATCGCTGTTTTAGCAATTCTGCTATGTATAGGTATTATTAGTTTTCTGATATTTCTCTGCTTCAAGTTTGTCCACCATCATAAAAGGTTAAATGACCTTGAAGAACAATTAGATAAGCTAAAAACACAATTACAAGTTAGTGCCGTTTCCAAACAGGATGAATATACTATTCTGGATGAATCTAAGCTGAGACACAAGGAGCCGATACACGATAGTGCAATAGAACTTCGAGGTGCTTCTTGTAACAGTTCAGACAATGCTCAGCCTACAAGTGGCCATCCAAGTCTTTCTAGTTTCATAGGGCCACGGTATACAATCAAAATAAGGAAAGAAACCGCAAAATATGTTCGGAAAGAAATCACAAATGTATATGGCAATGTTCTTCCTGATTCGCAAGTTGTTGCGATTGCTCAGCGTTATTACAAAGAGAAAACAAACTCCTCAGACCTTGTGGGAATTGATGATATGGATATAACCAATCAGAAAGAAGAGAAAGAAATTATAAATACTAGGCAGAGTGTTATATTTGAAGGACGGCCTACTTCGATGATGATGGATCTTGATGAACTACCGGATAGCAATAGGTTAAATGAGCAGGGAGTGTTTGTGCATAAGATGATAGGGAAATCGGGTGGAGATCTTCAACTCTTGGGAATAAAACTCGAAATTCCGGATGGAGCATTGAAAAATAATACTCAAATTACTCTAGGTATAACATGGGATATTTCTGCGTACCCTGAACTCACAAAATCACAAGCATTATTGAGCCCTGTTGTTGTGTGTCAGCCATCTATAGACTTTGAAAAGCCAGTACGTTTATCTTTTCCTCACTGTGCTGTTAATCATGAGTTGCATTGGAAGTTAACAGTTCTATGTAACAAAAGTAACCTGCATGGCAATGATAGTGCATGGAATGAAATAGAACAAAATGGCGTCCATAAAATGGAAATTACGGAGCATCACGTTGTtctttttcttaaacattttacttTGTACACACTTGCTGGAGAAAGTGTAGAAGGCAAAACTGCAGCCAAGGCAGTCAAATTGCTAGCATTTACATCTCGTTTTCAAATGGACCAAATGTTTACTGTTAGAATATATTGCATCAACAATTATATCGACGAGTCTTCTCCGGAAATGATG AATATAACTAAAGCTACAAAAGATATGAAAGAAGCCGATGCACCACAACCCTTGTTCATACATGACAATGGTGAAGATGTCGTTGTTGAACTGTCAAAACTGTCCAACGGCTGGGAAAATGACGGACTTATCAGTAAG ACAATAGATTTTGAGAGTATTTGGCACTGTTTAGCTCCAAACTGCAAATATTTGTTTCATCCAACAGAAATGTCATCGACGAAAATCgtatgtgattttacttattaTCAGCCTAGTGATAAAGAACTTCAACCAAAGAAAAGAACTTTAAAGATAGCCGATGAATATAAAGAT CTATCATCATTAGCCCTAAAAAGAAATCTAACTAAGGATAGAAAACAGATGAAAAGCTTGATTTTAAAGCTAGACCCCAAATCAGACAAGGATTATACAATGTTAGCAGAGAAAATAGGCTATCAAGCGGAAGAAATAAGATGGTTAGAAGAACAAAAAGGTCTAAAGAGTCCTACCGAAATAATACTGCAAAAATGGATAGACGATGGACATCAACTGATCGACTTGGAACATTATTTTTCAGATATGGAACGGGAAGATTGTGTTTCTGTTCTATGCGTGAATGGAGCACAACATAAACAATAG